Proteins encoded within one genomic window of Nordella sp. HKS 07:
- a CDS encoding multidrug effflux MFS transporter: protein MAIDNHRRPIGTREFIALMAMLSALDALSIDAMLPALQDIGREFAVVRENDTQLVVSMVFLGFAIGQVFAGPLSDSFGRKKIAYLGLSIYLVGSLCAMLALSFPMLLGARVLQGVGASMPYVLCTAIVRDQYAGRAMARIMSFITMIFILVPMIAPAMGQAVLLFFDWRAIFACYLGLGALTLAWFALRQPETLAPADRHPFSIRRIVVTAIAICATRVTRGYILAQGFIIGAFIGYLSTAQQIFQGQYGLGPLFPLYFATLAASLGLASFLNGKLVIRHGMLRLSKSALTVMIMTSAGFALVAFALNGHPPLWALMIYLAVTFSCVGILFGNLYAAAMEPLGHIAGIGASVVGSLATLISLPLATLVGQSYDGSVLPLILGFAILGSSAALAIWWGRLRVPQEARQG, encoded by the coding sequence TTGGCCATCGACAATCACCGACGCCCCATAGGGACGCGCGAGTTCATCGCCCTCATGGCGATGTTATCGGCGCTCGATGCGCTGTCGATCGATGCGATGCTTCCCGCCTTGCAGGATATCGGGCGTGAATTCGCCGTCGTCCGGGAGAACGACACGCAGCTCGTCGTGTCGATGGTGTTCCTCGGCTTTGCGATCGGACAAGTTTTTGCTGGACCGCTCTCCGACAGTTTCGGCCGCAAGAAAATCGCCTATCTCGGACTTTCGATCTATCTCGTGGGTTCCCTCTGCGCCATGCTGGCACTGAGCTTTCCGATGCTGCTCGGGGCACGCGTGCTGCAGGGCGTCGGTGCCTCGATGCCCTATGTTCTCTGCACCGCGATCGTGCGGGATCAATATGCCGGGCGCGCGATGGCGCGAATCATGTCTTTCATCACGATGATCTTCATTCTTGTTCCGATGATCGCTCCGGCGATGGGACAAGCAGTGCTGCTCTTCTTCGACTGGCGCGCGATCTTCGCCTGCTATCTGGGCCTCGGTGCTCTCACGCTGGCATGGTTTGCCCTGCGCCAGCCCGAAACGCTGGCGCCCGCGGATCGACATCCGTTTTCAATCCGAAGGATCGTCGTGACGGCGATCGCGATCTGCGCCACTCGGGTCACGCGCGGCTATATCCTGGCGCAAGGTTTCATCATCGGCGCCTTCATCGGATATCTCTCGACGGCGCAGCAGATATTCCAAGGTCAGTACGGTCTGGGACCTCTATTTCCGCTGTACTTCGCGACGCTGGCGGCCTCGCTCGGGCTAGCCTCATTCCTGAACGGCAAGCTCGTCATCCGCCATGGCATGCTTCGTCTCTCCAAATCCGCGTTGACGGTGATGATCATGACGTCGGCGGGCTTTGCATTGGTGGCTTTCGCTCTCAACGGTCATCCGCCTCTCTGGGCGCTGATGATCTATCTGGCGGTGACCTTCTCGTGCGTCGGTATCCTGTTCGGCAATCTCTATGCGGCAGCCATGGAGCCTCTCGGGCATATTGCCGGCATAGGCGCCTCCGTGGTCGGCTCGCTCGCGACGCTGATCTCGCTGCCGCTGGCGACGCTTGTCGGCCAATCCTATGATGGATCGGTCCTCCCCTTGATCCTGGGCTTCGCCATCCTCGGCAGCTCTGCCGCCCTGGCCATCTGGTGGGGAAGGTTACGGGTGCCTCAGGAAGCCCGGCAAGGCTGA
- a CDS encoding response regulator transcription factor, which translates to MLVADDHPLVLRALNELIAGQPDFEVVATVADGTSALARAREILPNLAVLDLSMPGIGGLELLNIIMMESLPIRVIFLTASIPDDEIVYAIEAGVYGILLKESAPEALLSCMRQVALGKKWLPPDLVDPALERQTSRPRRPGSESDLLTIREADVVRLVCEGLSNKSIGRKLNLSEGTVKIHLHNVYRKLEVNNRTTLAKVALGWRR; encoded by the coding sequence GTGCTCGTTGCCGACGACCATCCGCTCGTCCTCAGGGCATTGAATGAGCTCATCGCCGGCCAACCGGATTTCGAAGTTGTTGCAACCGTCGCGGACGGAACGTCGGCCCTTGCCAGGGCACGAGAAATCCTGCCGAATCTCGCAGTGCTCGACCTGTCAATGCCGGGCATCGGCGGTCTCGAGCTGCTCAACATCATCATGATGGAGAGCCTGCCCATACGGGTGATCTTTCTGACCGCGTCAATTCCGGACGACGAAATCGTCTACGCGATCGAGGCCGGAGTATACGGCATTCTGCTCAAGGAAAGCGCGCCGGAAGCGCTTCTTTCCTGCATGCGGCAGGTCGCACTTGGCAAAAAATGGCTTCCGCCCGATCTCGTGGATCCGGCACTCGAGCGTCAGACCTCGCGCCCGAGACGACCGGGCTCCGAGAGCGACCTGCTGACGATTAGAGAGGCGGATGTCGTTCGACTGGTTTGCGAGGGACTGTCGAACAAGAGTATCGGCCGCAAACTCAACCTCTCGGAAGGCACAGTGAAGATCCATCTTCACAACGTCTACAGAAAGCTGGAAGTCAATAATCGGACCACATTGGCAAAGGTGGCACTGGGGTGGCGCCGATAG
- a CDS encoding sensor histidine kinase, with amino-acid sequence MDRLNYARKQFASFLDGRPLLWRKDLGDFLFAMEPERLISLCRLVFAGFAFLAVYLDPTKPARNVDETYFVLIGYLAYSLLLSVTSLRLLAWDPRGLLIHATDILTVGILVHLTGGPDSPFFAFWTFTLLTATIRWSWRGSLITAAILTLQLIVVSWDDVEMWLSQDSELNRLILRVGYILVAAAMLGYFGAYRERTRSRLSRLATWPPEAIAHEDDPPLANSLQHAAEVLGAGRVLALMQEHDEQGGRLAYWIDTSWGFVDIPDMSVWPLDLAQRERAFFTMVDPKKAKSLAQSLEALLPPLAATSDPIASREFASYCTAPFRSLHYHGSVFVLDPRYRNEDILSLTQIVAARIASDLERFSLIGDLAAAVIARERIRLSRDMHDSVLQDLAAANLQIQAVAHLLPLDTRQQLNEVSWLLQNQQRRIRSFIESARPNRVVTRHKLEDHLQEFLKTLGRQWKCGLELDLKPADLEVESSVSADICQIISEATANAVRHGNANRIAVEVRRLDDKVQMRVRDNGNGFETNKQLEIESEPYSLKERVKALGGRMSLVSSNRGIDLSIEFPL; translated from the coding sequence ATGGATCGCCTGAACTACGCTAGGAAGCAATTCGCAAGTTTTCTAGATGGGCGCCCATTGCTCTGGCGCAAGGACCTGGGCGACTTCCTGTTCGCGATGGAGCCGGAACGGCTGATCAGCCTGTGCAGGCTGGTCTTCGCCGGCTTCGCATTTCTCGCCGTTTACCTCGATCCGACCAAGCCGGCGCGCAATGTCGATGAAACCTACTTCGTTCTGATCGGCTATCTCGCCTATTCGCTCCTGTTGTCCGTGACTTCCTTGCGGCTGCTGGCCTGGGACCCGCGCGGCCTGCTGATCCACGCCACGGATATCCTCACCGTCGGCATTCTGGTTCACCTCACGGGAGGCCCTGACAGCCCCTTCTTCGCGTTCTGGACCTTTACCCTGCTGACGGCGACGATACGCTGGAGCTGGCGCGGGTCGCTGATTACTGCCGCCATTCTGACTCTGCAGTTGATCGTGGTGAGCTGGGATGACGTTGAAATGTGGCTCAGCCAGGATTCCGAACTGAACCGCCTGATTCTCAGGGTCGGCTATATCCTGGTGGCGGCGGCGATGCTCGGATATTTCGGCGCGTACAGAGAACGCACGCGCAGCCGTCTCTCCAGACTGGCGACGTGGCCGCCCGAGGCCATCGCCCATGAGGATGACCCGCCTCTGGCAAATTCGCTGCAGCATGCGGCCGAGGTATTGGGCGCCGGCCGGGTGCTGGCGCTGATGCAAGAACATGACGAACAAGGTGGCCGCCTGGCCTACTGGATAGACACATCCTGGGGCTTCGTGGACATCCCCGACATGAGCGTCTGGCCGCTGGACTTGGCGCAGCGCGAGCGGGCCTTCTTCACCATGGTCGATCCCAAGAAGGCCAAGTCGTTGGCGCAGTCTTTGGAAGCGCTCCTTCCTCCGCTGGCAGCCACCTCCGACCCGATAGCCTCGCGGGAATTCGCCAGCTACTGCACGGCCCCCTTCAGGAGCCTTCACTATCATGGCAGCGTGTTCGTCCTCGACCCACGCTATCGCAATGAAGACATTCTCTCGCTCACACAGATCGTCGCCGCACGCATCGCGTCGGATCTGGAGAGATTCTCGTTGATCGGCGATCTGGCCGCCGCGGTGATCGCGCGCGAGCGCATCCGTCTCTCGCGCGACATGCATGACAGCGTGCTCCAGGATCTGGCTGCTGCCAATCTGCAGATCCAGGCGGTCGCGCACCTTCTGCCGCTGGATACGCGCCAGCAGCTGAACGAGGTAAGCTGGCTTCTGCAGAATCAACAGCGAAGAATCCGGAGCTTCATCGAGAGCGCCAGGCCAAATCGCGTCGTTACGCGGCACAAGCTGGAAGACCACCTGCAAGAATTCCTGAAGACGCTTGGACGGCAATGGAAATGCGGCCTGGAGCTCGACCTGAAACCGGCCGATCTCGAGGTGGAGAGCAGCGTCTCGGCCGACATCTGCCAGATTATTTCCGAAGCCACGGCAAATGCCGTCCGGCACGGCAACGCCAATCGGATCGCCGTGGAAGTCCGGCGGCTTGATGACAAGGTCCAAATGCGGGTGCGCGACAACGGAAATGGCTTTGAAACAAACAAGCAGCTGGAGATAGAGTCCGAACCCTACTCGCTCAAGGAGCGGGTCAAGGCGCTGGGCGGGCGAATGTCGTTGGTGAGTTCCAACCGGGGGATCGACCTTTCGATTGAATTTCCGCTGTGA
- a CDS encoding PIG-L deacetylase family protein, with amino-acid sequence MIESLEAFARTLVIAPHPDDEVLGAGGTMARLSAAGKEVTVAIVTKAVPPAYTEEYFARTQSEASRANELLGVKKVLWLNQPAAQLAEVPHRTLNEALRQVVAELAPTALLLPFVGDIHLDHQLAALSAMVAARPHQSEYPRTILAYETVSETHWNAPYVTPGFVPNVFIDIEATLPRKLEAMQAYKSQLRDFPHQRSLDSLRALAVTRGTAVHRSAAEAFVLIRQVL; translated from the coding sequence ATGATTGAATCTCTCGAGGCGTTTGCACGCACGCTTGTCATCGCTCCCCATCCGGATGACGAAGTCCTGGGAGCAGGGGGCACGATGGCGCGCCTATCGGCCGCCGGCAAGGAGGTCACGGTCGCTATAGTCACAAAAGCCGTCCCGCCGGCCTATACTGAAGAATACTTTGCCCGCACACAAAGCGAGGCAAGCCGAGCCAATGAGCTGCTGGGCGTCAAGAAGGTCTTATGGCTCAACCAGCCTGCGGCGCAGCTGGCCGAGGTCCCGCACCGGACCCTCAATGAGGCCTTGCGTCAGGTCGTGGCCGAACTGGCCCCTACCGCCTTGCTTCTACCCTTTGTGGGCGATATTCACCTGGATCATCAACTCGCGGCTCTATCCGCAATGGTGGCGGCGCGCCCGCATCAGTCGGAATATCCAAGGACGATTTTGGCCTATGAGACGGTATCCGAGACGCATTGGAATGCACCCTATGTGACGCCGGGCTTCGTGCCGAATGTGTTCATTGACATCGAGGCGACGCTGCCGCGAAAGCTGGAGGCGATGCAGGCCTACAAGTCTCAATTGCGCGACTTTCCGCACCAACGATCTCTCGATTCTCTGCGGGCTTTGGCCGTCACGCGTGGTACGGCTGTTCATCGTTCTGCCGCTGAGGCATTCGTTTTGATACGACAAGTATTGTGA
- a CDS encoding carbamoyltransferase N-terminal domain-containing protein, whose amino-acid sequence MEEVFLGIFEGGYDPAVGIVRGGKLLAFAEEERFLRNKHAKGWYPTNALEFCLDSAKVGPGDIAAIGINWDVPSYTDGKMAQFFKGLRGEWDVDARTLGWQNTVLSYYNQDAVLHRHSAAWRRAFGRDHRLRIYPLPHHYVHAVQAFLQSPFDEALCLTVDGSGDQHCTVLWSCRGDEIKPIYEITIPHSLGWFYAACTEYLGFDAYDGEYKVMGLAAYGKPQAAIRDAMSKIVYPAPRRHRLQDQSRLYPLWES is encoded by the coding sequence ATGGAAGAAGTATTTCTTGGAATCTTTGAAGGCGGCTATGACCCCGCGGTGGGCATTGTGCGCGGCGGCAAACTGCTCGCCTTTGCGGAGGAAGAAAGATTCCTGCGCAACAAGCATGCGAAGGGCTGGTACCCCACCAACGCGCTGGAATTCTGTCTGGATAGCGCCAAAGTCGGGCCTGGCGACATTGCCGCCATAGGAATCAACTGGGATGTGCCATCCTATACCGATGGGAAGATGGCGCAATTTTTCAAGGGCTTGCGAGGCGAGTGGGACGTCGACGCCAGGACCCTAGGATGGCAGAACACTGTTCTTTCCTACTACAATCAGGACGCCGTTCTGCACCGTCACAGCGCCGCGTGGCGTCGTGCCTTCGGCCGTGATCATCGGCTGCGCATTTACCCCTTGCCGCATCACTATGTCCATGCTGTCCAGGCGTTTCTTCAGTCGCCGTTTGATGAGGCGCTGTGCCTTACCGTGGATGGTTCGGGTGACCAGCATTGCACCGTTCTGTGGTCCTGCCGTGGCGACGAAATCAAGCCGATCTATGAAATAACGATACCCCATTCGCTCGGCTGGTTTTATGCGGCCTGCACGGAGTATCTCGGCTTCGATGCTTATGACGGTGAATACAAGGTCATGGGGCTGGCGGCGTATGGCAAGCCTCAGGCCGCCATCCGCGACGCGATGAGCAAAATCGTCTATCCGGCCCCCCGACGGCATCGGCTACAGGATCAATCCCGCCTTTATCCACTATGGGAATCATAG
- a CDS encoding carbamoyltransferase C-terminal domain-containing protein: MHYGNHSWSDRFTDDLPELFGRRPRGHKETIEEWHFDFAYAAQEALEIAAMRLVTWGAATTQHTNLCISGGVGLNVKMNTQLFDVDGIRRIFPHPLCSDSGAAAGAALAACWQLTGRRPEKLKSLDLGYEESDEQIETTLRRCGIQYERPADIAATVAEELANGRVCGWFQGRMEAGPRALGHRSILADPRNIESRDRVNAVIKYREPWRPFCPSMAAEAADRYLDGWDDAPFMIIAFRATDRLKNDAPAIVHVDGTVRVQLVHADVDPLYHRLIKAFEQRTGVPVLLNTSFNVKGEPIVCTSIDAIRTFHGTGMDVLALGSFLVRK; this comes from the coding sequence ATCCACTATGGGAATCATAGCTGGTCAGACCGCTTCACGGATGATCTTCCAGAGCTGTTCGGGCGGCGCCCCCGTGGACATAAGGAGACCATCGAGGAGTGGCATTTCGACTTCGCCTATGCGGCGCAAGAGGCCCTTGAAATTGCCGCGATGCGCCTGGTTACCTGGGGGGCCGCAACCACGCAACATACCAATCTGTGCATAAGCGGCGGCGTCGGCCTCAATGTCAAGATGAACACACAGCTGTTCGATGTCGACGGTATTCGGAGAATTTTCCCGCATCCGCTTTGCAGCGACAGCGGGGCGGCGGCCGGGGCAGCTCTGGCCGCGTGCTGGCAGCTCACAGGAAGGCGGCCCGAGAAGCTCAAGTCTCTGGACCTCGGCTATGAGGAAAGCGACGAGCAGATCGAAACGACACTACGGCGCTGCGGTATTCAGTATGAGCGGCCCGCCGACATCGCGGCAACGGTGGCGGAGGAACTTGCGAATGGGCGCGTCTGTGGCTGGTTCCAAGGAAGGATGGAGGCGGGCCCTCGAGCCCTCGGTCACCGCAGCATCCTGGCCGATCCGCGCAATATCGAATCCCGCGACCGCGTCAATGCCGTCATAAAATACCGCGAGCCCTGGCGTCCCTTCTGCCCATCCATGGCGGCCGAAGCCGCCGATCGATATCTCGATGGATGGGACGACGCGCCGTTCATGATCATCGCGTTCCGGGCTACGGATCGGTTGAAGAACGACGCGCCGGCGATTGTGCATGTTGACGGAACGGTCCGCGTCCAACTCGTTCATGCCGATGTCGATCCTCTGTATCACCGGCTTATCAAAGCATTTGAGCAGCGCACAGGAGTACCGGTCCTCCTCAATACGTCGTTCAATGTCAAGGGCGAACCGATCGTCTGCACGTCGATCGACGCCATTCGTACATTCCATGGAACCGGAATGGATGTACTTGCGCTAGGCAGCTTCCTGGTTCGCAAGTGA